The region GAGGctgttcctaaaactagtttactggaaactagtttagtggaaactagtttaacgctaagtgagaacggtcgaagtgCTCTtcaaaaccagtttggaaaaccatctcgcgatgtagttttcaagatcgcttcgCATCGGAAAagtggttttagcgtaagtgaggacacaaccgttcttcgggaagcgatcttcgcacattttgagcgcgctactccacacgacaggtgtagaatgcctatgctgcggtttcgaatttcgcgcgaaacgtgtcaccccactgagagcgtttccatagcaacaagagcgatttacgtgaagtgattttgaaaaccactttcgtgtgatcaagtgagaatgctagcaaagcgatcttccaaagtggtttcctaaatcggtttccagtaaactagttttagaaaacGTAATGAGAACAGCCTCTATCACACAGTGACCCTGTACTGATTTACagaccagggtcccgtaacacaaagcttagcaatggtCGTAGatcatttttctatgattgattccattgactacaatgtacaatcaatcataaaaatcaagcgtacgatcaacctttgtgttacaggaccctgaAGAACATTAACcattcattttctgcttgctGCAGTTCAAATCGATGCATTTTCCTAATGCATTTGCATACATTATGCAATGGTAAGCACTGGTATTGCTGCTCAAAGACAAATGACTTACTATGCGTACTAATTACTGTAGAAATGATCCTCATTTGAAGTTTCATGATTcagggataaaaaaaaatttaaatcttCTATCCAAACATCTAATATATATCCAAATTATGTTATAACTTTTGTGTTATGACAAATTTTCAACCTCTATTTAGCCTCTAAAAGTATTCAATTGCCAAAACAGCATCCACCTAGAAATGCAATGATaaattttatagtttttttatGCTGCCTTGCCTGAAATAATGATTGAATAACATGTTTTCAACATTGTGCGATACATCTTCCAGGATGAAATGCAAGTAATTACAGTTTAAGTCAACATTGCACACTCTGCTATCTTGACTGAACCAAGGTTATTTCATAGATAATGGACTAATGAGAAagcttttttttcacttttcatgaaagtgaatgattttgatgaattaaaGGCAGTAACTATTTGGTCATAAATGTTAAACCTGAAATTGTTGGAAGGACAAGGAATAGAAGGCAAGAAGGGAGAAATGAGAGACAGGAAAACAGAGagggacaaaaaaaaagaaacaaatgaattgGAGAATGAGAGAAAATATTAGCAAAACTCCTCTTTGCTTCTGAACAAACCTAAAAAGGGCATCAATTATTTTCAACACAACAAATTCCAGTTGTTCTAGTTTTCTGTGGCATGTTAAGAGCCAAAGAAATAGGAACAAGAggttgacaagaaaaaaaaggttaaaaaacatgaagattagtgagagagagaaagggcgaaagaaagaaaaaggaaagagagtaAAAAAGAAGGGTATGGAGAGATATTGGGAGTggagagaaacagagagagcAGACACGGGAAGTGAGAGTTTAATCACTCTTGACTTTTGCTTGAGATAACTTAGGTTGATCTACAAACTCCATACCAAATACTCCCATCAAACCAACGCAGATGATAGTAGCAGCTAACCAGAAAAGGATGTAGGCAATCTGTAAATGAAGTTCAGCTGTAAGAGATGAAAGACAGAATGAATAGAGAGATGTATCACATTTacttattttaatatattttgaagaattattttaaaggggaatgaaacctttggaacaaataggcttgtgtagaaacagaaaaataaaaaaataagaataaagaaagtttgagaaaaatcggacaaataatgagaaagttatgagcatttgaatattgcaatcactaatgctatggtgatcctcccattggcaatgcgacaaggatgtgtgatgtcactgatgaacaactttccctatggtggactataaaataccctcaaaatgtctctttttgctttttcttatgatgatacaaactctttatccatgatgtattcttaaaaagtatgtattacatgccctcatggagaaagaacacatgatctatggatagatgtgataaaagaggcaattcaagtgaaatatatactaaagtaatggggagagttgttcacgagtgacatcacacatctttgtcgcattgccaatttgctatctccatagcattagtgatcgcaatattcaaatgctcataactttctcaatatttgtccgatttttctcaaacttttgttgatctgtttctttgatttttctgttttcacacaagctatcttgttccaatggtttcattctcctttaattatgAATACTAAATATGTTcacttttattaatatttttataattctcCTCCTCCTAATGTAATTGACAAGTTTCATGACTTggtaacattaaaaataaacactGAGAATGAGCATAAGTGTCAGAATTTCATGCATCACAAACTCgattaagttttttttcttgacaaatTCTCAGATTTGTTTGATTGTATCATCATAGCCATATATTCTCAAAATCAAGTACTCCTTCTGCAGTAGTGCTTCATCAAGTATTCTTCATAACACTTCACTACAAATATACACCACAAACTTAAATTTCTTCTTATTATACATGGAGCTTTGTGTGCAGCACTCTGAATTTGCAAGGTAAACGTGTTATGTCACCATCCTCTGGATGGCATACTGGATATGGAAATTGAAACTTGTTCATCCCAACCTCAAGAATTCTACACCTCTAAAattcaggggtgtgagtggtcacaaataaaaagatctgaaaaaaactgaagagtgttgaaaaagtctgaaattcCGGAgatcccatactttttgtacagaagaaagccaaaaataagctgaaatcaaactgaaaatcaaaacaaaaaaatctgaaatcagttaaaaatctgaactctcacacctcTGAGAATAAAGTACAGGAAACACTCAAAGTGAAAGGAAATTAagatattaatgaataaatttctcctcacttgacaatgataaataaaaaaagacagtCGTTGACTTACCAGCTGGAATGAGCATGCTTATGAGCAGCATGGAGAATGCTACCATGGCGATAGCAGGTAACTGTAAATAGAATGATATTGCATGTAGTGCTATTACATAATGCATTTTACACATTGACAGGCAATATTCTGGTATTCCTATACATGCATattaaatcattattatcaaaagtatcaataacaataatgtgTGTGTATTGCCTTGTGCTTATTCAAATATGAGCACGAATTTATATTCAACTTATATCAACCTTAAATTTAACTTACATCTAATTGACTAATATCTAACTTTTGGTTCAAAAAATGCAATGCAAAAATATTAAGGTTAATCAATGATCTGTGGAGCTGTGTGTGCAGCACCCTGTTTATAACACATGTGTGTTATAAACAAACATTATGGGTGCGGAATGTTTTAGATTCAGAGGATGTATTGTTCAGATTCTGATGattatatgatatatatcaGTCTCTTTCACATTAGAAGTCCAAATATTTGTGGATTAAAAGCTTCAGTAGTAAACAATATGATCCTcagaatctaaaaaaaattattgtcatGAAACTTGGCAAAATAAGCCAGAGAGAAAATTGTGTTATAAGTGGTTtcagtaaaaatcatttaaactGTCAGGTAGCATTTACTCGGGTTCAAAGAATTTGTACGAAGCACTCACCAACATGAACTTAGCATCCTTGCTCTTTCTTATTGGAGATGGACGTGACACACCCTCATTCTCCTCCACAACGTAGTTGCCTAGCAACAGGTCTGTGGAATCCTGGGAAGGAAGAAAACAATACTCTGAATAATATATTAAATTCAGATCTTTATGGAAAATCAAAacacagaattaaaaaaatgtgtgatatACATGTGTGATACAACTAAACTTATGAAAGTCACTGTAATAGTTTTGAGAGAAAGtcttggaaatgaagaattaTCACCCCTTTTAGTtctgacataatattcagaaaaatattgttatcaaataatgaaatcttACGAAAATCAAGTACAAACAAGCATAAAAATAATCTCTTACCTGTCTGAAACCATCTACAAAGTTGTTCATGTAGTAACGAATCATTGAGTTCAGACCATCTTTCATCAATCCTAGTTTTGTCCTCTTTCcagttctaaaaaaaaaaagaaagaaattacatttgaaattcattttaattctcATATATAATGGTAAATTAATAAGAAACAACTCAGAAATAACATGCTTGATCACCAATCAGAGACATACATTTTTGCCTCTAACAACATTGGaagttataattatttcaaaagtCATATAACAGTacacttatttttttctaatgagTTCCATTAGGGTGATGGCCATTCCAACACAGATACTGTAGAGTTGATTTGACTTGAGGAAATACATCAATTAACATATCAATCATGATGAAAGTATATTGTCTCTTGTATAAAACAACTAACCAAATCTCCACATAACAAGTTTGATACATCTGAGAAGGATTTGTCttcaaaaatgtttttgttccTAGGAGAATATGATTTCAGGAgggttttatgaaaaaaaaattcattcatGTTCACTGAcaaatgttataagctacaagatatccttgcatctgattggcccgTTGCAACCATTGTCAGTCAAATCACTGATAGGATTGCTTCAAGAAACCCTCCTGTGATGTTTACCACACACCTACAAGAAAGGGATGGCCTCTGTATCAAAGCAAAGAGAATTGACTGaatcagagggggggggggtgataaaattCACACTTAAATGGCGATGTTTATATGACATGCAACATACAATCTTACCGATTAAGATGCAGTAGTGCGTGTCCTCTTGGCACGATCTGACTAATGCGGTCATGCCCACATCCAGGcgttttaagttataattaaatctttgtgaaacaccccctgataGCTTACCTTGTGAAGTCTGTTTTGAGTGCTCCTGTACCGGCATACTGTTTGGAACACGCATCTGCATTGTCTGCCCACGCTGGATGGTATAATATACATTGAAAACTTATATTGCACAATTTCTATTAATGGATAGGCCTATACTCAACTGCACATTACAACACAAGCAAGTAAACTCGAAACAATTATCATATCAAGAAATAAATGTGTAGTTAAGCCACAACTTAAGAAAAATAAGGTAAGCCTATTGTCTCTGCAAAATGCATTAAATCAAAAGTGACGTATTATGAATTGAAAACTCTTGAAAAGAGTCAGTTTTCAGTTTGGTTAGGACATACTGAAAGATGGTACATTTCTaattaataatgttttatttactcACGGTAGCCCCTTCatttaggaaactgctctaccagtgggccctgcatgacataatgttattattacccttctctaATATAAATGCTGAAtacctagcaagaaggcagaagaaGGTCCcttttttataagtctttggtatgactctgCCATGGATCAAACCCATGAACTCTCATTCCTGAGGTGGaagctctaccactgagccaccatgcccagtgggtgattcataaagctgttcgtaagttaagagtgacttcaAGAACAACTAATGATCATTTcatgtggtaaatggtatattcattggcgatgctttagagcgtaagaaaggttcacctgtcattcttaaagttgctcttaacttaagaaAAGCTTTATAAAACGGCCCCCACGTCATCTAATCTCCCTTCCTCTTGAGGGAGGGTATTCCAGAGTTTGGGTGCAGCTCTCACAAAGGAACGGCCACCTGGTGTGGTCTTACACTCAGGAGAAACGGTGTTTAAGTGAACTACAAAGCCTATAGGACTGAGTGGACAATTTTAATGTTTGGAGCTCACCGAGATAAgtgaaaggaaaataacagatATGATTTTTGCATCTAGTCTAGGTCTGGCTAGTGGCCAGTCCAGTAAATTAATCCACCCTTTGctactctcgacccaggtgctaaatgggtacccagtaggatgtgaagtcattgtagcttgtcaaGTACTGTGTGCACCTCActggcgactgactggaatactccccggggagtggaggatgtgcataatttgtgtgcaggaatgactgattgaatccgatgaccggggtaattaAGCGCAATATATAAGTGGATTATTACTAAATTATGACATCTACTTCTTCAAAAAATGGGTAATTCCTTAAAGTAAACACatcacttttccaaaaaaaaaatagataccctACTTAAAATTTAATGCAATATCCTCTGGTAGTTGAATGATGTACCGGTACTTACTGTTTTTAAATGTTGACTCGAATGCAGAATTATAGTGATTCTCCAAACTTTCGCCCTGTTTCAAGATTCCCATTTgctgaaagaaagaatgataacagtaaaataaaacaatgaaaagttTGAACGTCCGAATTACACAGAAATCCCGGACTAAAATATCTTTACATTAAAAAGCATTTATCAAGGCTTGAGGTTAAATTCCCCATgtattttttctactatttcAAAAGACTTAGAGTTACAAATGCACATTTTCTCTAAAAAGTTTACAATCAGCCGATCTAATAGACTAAAATCAGTAGTTTTATTacactgttattgcaaatttgttaagataaacaattttttattaataaggTTCTTGATCTTACCTGCATTTGATCTTGAAGTGCTCTCCTAGCCAGCATACTTTGTACAACATTAGTCCTATCTAAACAATCCATACAGTTTGTTCTGAATACCCCAACCTGGTGTTTCAGCAGCTCATTGTTTGCATCCATCCAGAAATACCTAAAAACACAAgcaaaaatcaaatcaacacCCATGCAGTGTTCATCAGACAACCTAAAGGACCTGTCAAATATTGGAACAACAACGTCTCTAAGTGCTCTAGAGATACAGtcgaggccagaagtttacatacatccaggaaattcaaagacaTCCTTAAGGACCCGTCACACCtcaaataataatattctgattttatgTATAAAGCTTAATACATTGGAACAACATCTTTAAGTGCATTAGACATagattattaccctggtcaacAGATCATGGCTTTCCTGCACATAATCATAAGCATGCATTTTCtacactccctggggagcattccaataAGAGTTCTAAAACTCGATCAATGACATTATCTTATGGATTCAAATTGCTTTTCTTTCCTTAGTGAAGtattcagtttatttttttgatgaatttatttcTTAGTATTTTCATATAGAATTTGAATACAATATGATAATATGTTCAAAAGAATTCAACATAATTTATACATTAAACATGAAGGTTAACATTTTAATATTGTGAGGAAGAAAAATATGGTACCAGTTAGAACTATGCTTATAGACTTCCACATCAAATAAGATCAAACATAGAGAAATGGTATGTTTAACACATGCAGAATGGGaaagccaagaaaaaaaaatggacatgAATTGTCGATTTAAAGGGAAAATGTTGAGATgccaacaaaaaagaaaagaagagggtGATAAATTACATGACAAAGGAGGGAGAGAGgtttgaaaatatatggaaaCTATTTAAACGATGTGGTACACTCTTGAATGATCTCCATGAACTTCCAATTCACTttcattccattaaaaaaaactcacCCAAATTGCTGTTGATCTTTTGCTAATTTATCCATGAGAATTGATAGTCTGTCCCATCTCATCTTCCGACACTCGTGGTGGAAATCAAATGACTCATACCTGATATCAAAGAAATGTGTTCAACTTATTATGGATTCAGTCTGTAAGAACCTGTCCTATATATACAAATGTACCAACTGGTAGTGATTCGAACAAACCTATTGTTATAATCAGAAATTATCTATTTTGTCATCCCCCCATTGAATGCAATGACTAGGGACAATGACATTTTTACTCATTATTATCTTGTTATAAGACAAAAAATTTTCACTCCTCTgggaataataaaaataatagtggtaaagaaagaaaaggtaaaaaattACACTTTCCTAAATATATGAAGCCATGGTAAACTTACACAAGATTCTaaccaaattattttacaataataactattattgttattatcatcatcatcatcacacgtttggcgtcacctgtgccaggaaggcgaaaagcgaactgaattaTTGTGACCTGCAGGTCTCTCATCCTGATATATACTGTTTGGACTAGCTtggagctttcatttttttttacctatggAAAAAGTCAAACCACAATCAAGAGGAATGATATCGATGATCATAATAGTTAAATACCTCATCATTTGATTGCCTGAGTCATAGACGGTCTTGGCGAACATTTTCTCTAATCTGTCTTCTACTCCTTTGTGATCAATCTAAACATGGacagaagaaaataaaacaaatgattgaaTTTCATTAAAAGAAAGGATATAACAATacatacaatatatatacatatatttggtTTTTAAGTCATTCCAAGTGGAGTTCTATTTTGATATAATTCCATTTTCAACTGTGAATGAAACAAAGAGTCTTCAGTGGTGATTCAAAGAGTGAACAAACACAGAAACAGATGCAACCTTCAAATTTTCTGACTGCATCAATGGTCCTACCCATTTTGACTCTCATAAATACAGTTTATTGAGTGAAATACCCCCAAACACCCAAATTACATCAATCAGACGCATCAGTTCTAATCTTCGAAAAAGTATTTTTCTACCACCCTTAGCTCCTCAGTAGTATAAGACAAAATGCTGCCATATGTTGCACATGTTAAATGATAATTAACCAATTAACTACTGAATTGTGTGATTCCCATAGGCTTTATACAGGAAACATTcggttccagtaggcaatgggttgaACTTACCAAATTTATGAGGACCTGATTGCCATAATTCACCACCTGATCATCAAAATGCCTCTTAAATGCATCAagctaaattaaaaaaaaaaaagaagggtaGGTAAATAATGGTTCctttataatttgttttgtaG is a window of Lytechinus variegatus isolate NC3 chromosome 2, Lvar_3.0, whole genome shotgun sequence DNA encoding:
- the LOC121407492 gene encoding phosphatidylinositol-3-phosphatase SAC1-B-like, which codes for MSVHETLLIHTQDDKFFIEARDPGTKEVLVIDRLSQEIILEENGINIPPGASSKPICGIMGIIKLLRGSYLVIITKKEKVGEINGQAIWKISGTESIPYKKTDLHLTEEQKQDNKVYESMVQYALENNTYYFSTTFDLTHSLQRLYNTSPEFLQMPLFERADQRFVWNGHMLREFTAQPELGKFILPVMVGFISIRIGIINTKRFDYILISRRSCLRAGTRFYMRGLDEQGQAANFVETEQIVQFNGSRASFVQTRGSIPLFWSQRPNLKYKPTPQISESQSHLDAFKRHFDDQVVNYGNQVLINLIDHKGVEDRLEKMFAKTVYDSGNQMMRYESFDFHHECRKMRWDRLSILMDKLAKDQQQFGYFWMDANNELLKHQVGVFRTNCMDCLDRTNVVQSMLARRALQDQMQQMGILKQGESLENHYNSAFESTFKNTWADNADACSKQYAGTGALKTDFTRTGKRTKLGLMKDGLNSMIRYYMNNFVDGFRQDSTDLLLGNYVVEENEGVSRPSPIRKSKDAKFMLLPAIAMVAFSMLLISMLIPAAELHLQIAYILFWLAATIICVGLMGVFGMEFVDQPKLSQAKVKSD